A DNA window from Christiangramia salexigens contains the following coding sequences:
- a CDS encoding LUD domain-containing protein → MNLFKRFLNPKSKSDQEQDIPENAERGKYMPEVKLPTDERFMLNFKNNGGKFLYCVDDKEVLEAFDNILLENDWYEKQCCCFDDNLKNKFNGFNLEFNNSADAEFYLSTCEFLVANDGSILISSNQIKERKLHDLPPNFVILSSTSQLIDTIGEGLRGIKFKNKRQIPSNITTIKNFETQKEGDFMSYGSSTKNLYLLLLEDL, encoded by the coding sequence ATGAATCTATTCAAGAGGTTTCTTAATCCAAAATCCAAATCAGATCAGGAACAGGATATTCCTGAAAATGCTGAGCGGGGTAAATATATGCCGGAGGTAAAATTACCTACGGATGAGCGCTTTATGCTCAATTTTAAGAATAATGGAGGGAAATTCTTATACTGTGTGGATGACAAAGAAGTTCTGGAAGCCTTTGATAATATTCTACTCGAGAATGATTGGTATGAAAAACAATGTTGCTGTTTCGATGATAACCTGAAAAACAAGTTTAACGGATTCAATCTTGAGTTTAATAATTCTGCAGATGCCGAATTTTATTTATCTACCTGTGAATTTCTTGTTGCAAACGACGGTTCTATCCTGATCTCATCCAATCAAATCAAAGAAAGAAAGCTTCATGACCTGCCCCCTAATTTTGTTATCCTATCCTCTACCAGTCAGCTTATTGACACCATTGGTGAAGGCCTTAGAGGTATTAAATTCAAGAACAAAAGGCAGATCCCATCCAACATCACAACCATAAAAAATTTCGAAACTCAGAAGGAGGGTGATTTTATGAGTTATGGAAGTAGTACAAAAAACTTATATTTGCTGCTTCTGGAAGATCTGTAA
- the ftsH gene encoding ATP-dependent zinc metalloprotease FtsH, which translates to MATQKPKKKLDPKKPKFSAYWIYAAIIIIFLGINFFGGGGFSEPAKTNPAEFKEMLRNGDIQKVEIINRNQAKVYLTEEAKKKDIHKKNIDPELFPTGETPAYSFQFGDLQNFENDINEIKKEANLQTVVTYDTSSDVIGELFWALLPFILIIGVWIFIMRKMSSGGGGGAGGQIFNIGKSKAKLFDQNTDVKTSFKDVAGLEGAKEEVQEIVDFLKQPEKYTALGGKIPKGALLVGPPGTGKTLLAKAVAGEAKVPFFSLSGSDFVEMFVGVGASRVRDLFKQAKEKSPSIIFIDEIDAIGRARGKSNFSGSNDERENTLNQLLTEMDGFGTNTNVIVVAATNRADVLDKALMRAGRFDRQIYVDLPDLNERKEIFEVHLSPLKKVADELDTEFLAKQTPGFSGADIANVCNEAALIAARKGNKAVGKQDFLDAVDRIVGGLEKKNKIITPDEKKAIAFHEAGHATVSWMLEHAAPLVKVTIVPRGQSLGAAWYLPEERLIVRPEQMLDEMCAALGGRAAEKVIFNKISTGALSDLEKVTKQARAMVTIYGLNEAVGNLTYYDSSGQGEYNFTKPYSEKTSELIDKEISNLIEAQYQRALKLLEEHKDKLTQLADILLEKEVIFKDDLERIFGKRPYDKEKEESKPVKQKPALEQESKNGKELKSSKDNSTDDAEELTEEGPVNK; encoded by the coding sequence ATGGCGACTCAAAAACCCAAGAAAAAATTAGATCCAAAAAAACCTAAATTCAGTGCCTACTGGATTTATGCGGCGATCATAATCATATTTTTAGGCATAAATTTCTTCGGAGGCGGTGGTTTTTCTGAACCGGCCAAAACCAATCCGGCCGAATTCAAGGAAATGCTAAGGAATGGTGATATTCAGAAAGTTGAAATCATCAATAGAAATCAGGCTAAGGTATATTTAACCGAAGAAGCCAAGAAAAAGGATATTCACAAAAAGAATATAGACCCTGAACTTTTCCCAACCGGGGAAACACCTGCTTATAGCTTTCAGTTTGGGGATCTTCAGAACTTCGAAAACGACATCAACGAAATTAAGAAAGAAGCCAACCTGCAAACGGTGGTTACTTACGACACCTCAAGTGATGTTATAGGCGAATTGTTCTGGGCTTTATTACCATTTATCCTCATCATTGGGGTCTGGATCTTCATTATGAGAAAAATGAGCTCTGGTGGTGGCGGTGGCGCCGGTGGACAGATCTTCAATATTGGTAAATCCAAAGCTAAATTATTCGATCAGAATACAGACGTTAAGACATCATTTAAAGATGTTGCCGGTCTTGAGGGTGCTAAAGAAGAAGTTCAGGAAATTGTAGACTTCCTTAAACAACCCGAAAAATATACAGCCCTTGGGGGTAAAATCCCAAAAGGAGCCTTACTGGTAGGACCTCCGGGAACCGGTAAAACTTTATTAGCTAAAGCCGTTGCGGGTGAAGCCAAAGTACCTTTCTTCTCTCTTTCTGGTTCAGATTTCGTAGAGATGTTTGTTGGTGTGGGTGCATCACGTGTTAGAGACCTATTTAAACAGGCTAAAGAAAAATCACCTTCCATCATTTTCATCGATGAAATCGATGCCATTGGTAGAGCAAGAGGAAAAAGTAATTTTTCAGGTTCTAATGACGAGCGTGAGAATACACTAAATCAGCTTTTAACCGAAATGGATGGATTTGGCACCAATACCAATGTAATAGTGGTAGCGGCTACAAACCGTGCAGATGTTCTGGATAAAGCACTTATGAGAGCTGGTCGTTTTGACAGACAGATCTATGTGGATCTGCCAGACCTGAACGAAAGAAAAGAAATATTTGAAGTTCATTTAAGTCCGCTTAAAAAAGTGGCAGATGAGTTGGATACCGAATTCCTTGCGAAACAAACTCCAGGATTTTCCGGAGCAGACATCGCGAATGTTTGTAACGAAGCCGCACTTATAGCGGCCAGAAAAGGAAATAAAGCAGTTGGTAAGCAGGATTTCCTTGATGCTGTAGATCGTATCGTAGGTGGACTTGAAAAGAAAAATAAGATCATCACTCCAGATGAGAAGAAAGCGATCGCTTTCCATGAAGCAGGTCATGCAACCGTAAGCTGGATGCTGGAACATGCCGCTCCTCTTGTTAAAGTTACCATAGTTCCCCGAGGTCAGTCTCTTGGTGCAGCCTGGTATTTACCTGAAGAGCGTCTTATTGTTAGACCGGAACAAATGCTGGATGAGATGTGTGCGGCTCTTGGAGGCCGTGCTGCTGAAAAGGTGATTTTCAATAAAATATCAACTGGAGCGCTTAGCGACCTTGAAAAGGTTACTAAACAAGCTAGAGCAATGGTGACCATATATGGACTTAATGAAGCCGTTGGTAATTTAACTTATTATGATTCTTCAGGACAAGGTGAATATAATTTTACTAAACCTTACAGTGAGAAAACTTCAGAATTAATAGATAAGGAAATTTCCAATCTTATCGAAGCTCAGTATCAGAGAGCCTTAAAGCTTCTTGAAGAACATAAAGATAAACTGACTCAGCTTGCAGATATTCTTCTGGAAAAAGAGGTGATCTTTAAAGATGACCTTGAAAGAATCTTTGGAAAGCGTCCTTATGATAAGGAAAAAGAAGAGAGCAAACCCGTTAAACAAAAACCAGCTCTTGAGCAGGAAAGCAAAAACGGAAAAGAGCTAAAATCTTCGAAAGATAATAGTACAGATGATGCTGAAGAATTGACCGAAGAAGGTCCGGTTAATAAATAG
- the rsfS gene encoding ribosome silencing factor: protein MSKKETNSDQLIAHIIKGIEEVKGNDIDILDLREIENTVCDYFIICNGTSNTQVNAIVNSVQKSVSKNLKDKPWHIEGSENAEWVLMDYVNVVVHVFQKHIREFYDIESLWGDAKITSIESSY from the coding sequence ATGTCAAAAAAGGAAACGAACAGCGATCAACTTATTGCACATATTATAAAAGGGATAGAGGAAGTTAAGGGAAATGATATTGATATCCTGGACCTAAGAGAAATAGAAAATACAGTTTGTGATTATTTTATAATCTGCAACGGTACTTCCAACACGCAGGTTAACGCCATAGTAAATTCCGTACAAAAATCAGTTAGTAAAAACCTGAAAGACAAACCCTGGCATATTGAAGGTAGCGAAAATGCCGAATGGGTGCTTATGGACTATGTGAACGTAGTAGTTCATGTTTTCCAGAAGCATATCAGGGAATTTTACGATATTGAAAGTCTTTGGGGTGATGCAAAGATCACATCCATAGAAAGCAGTTATTAA
- a CDS encoding biotin--[acetyl-CoA-carboxylase] ligase — MRILKVDAINSTNSFIRKFYEGNTDFEPVCVRAIRQTQGRGQRGSNWESKAGENLTFSILYPQKKLSISRYFLLSATISLGVLDFLESKNIPNLKVKWPNDIMSAKKKIGGILIENIVKTEGIVASIIGIGLNINQNEFNDLPSAGSLKTITEKDFDLDDLLDGLIDVLERKLEQLPDKTATEILEEYARHMFRLNKVSVFELPDSTRINGIIRGVTTDGKLNLEIEDAVFKTFELKEIKLLY; from the coding sequence ATGCGTATACTCAAAGTTGATGCCATCAATTCCACGAACTCCTTTATAAGGAAGTTTTACGAAGGAAATACCGATTTCGAGCCGGTATGTGTTAGAGCGATCAGACAAACCCAGGGGCGCGGACAGCGAGGTTCTAACTGGGAGTCCAAAGCGGGAGAAAACCTCACTTTCAGTATCCTATATCCACAAAAAAAACTCAGTATTTCGCGTTATTTTTTATTAAGTGCTACAATTTCGCTTGGAGTATTAGATTTTTTAGAGTCCAAAAATATTCCCAATCTTAAAGTAAAGTGGCCTAACGACATTATGTCAGCCAAAAAAAAGATAGGGGGAATCCTCATTGAAAATATTGTCAAAACTGAAGGGATAGTAGCCAGTATAATTGGTATTGGATTAAATATTAATCAGAATGAATTTAACGACCTGCCAAGTGCCGGTTCATTGAAAACTATTACAGAGAAAGATTTTGATCTGGATGATTTACTCGATGGACTGATTGATGTATTGGAGCGAAAGTTGGAGCAATTGCCAGATAAAACCGCAACTGAAATTTTGGAAGAGTATGCCAGACATATGTTCAGGTTGAATAAAGTTTCTGTATTCGAACTTCCAGATTCTACAAGGATAAACGGAATAATAAGAGGGGTAACTACAGATGGAAAACTAAATCTGGAAATTGAAGATGCAGTATTTAAAACCTTTGAACTAAAAGAGATCAAACTCTTGTATTAA
- a CDS encoding orotate phosphoribosyltransferase translates to MKLESPKVKAGKGQQEMFAYLTNVENYDELMPESKEKFQAISQDTFLFQLKGMPEIRLKIKETKEPELIVLGSTSDKFPFNLNIHIAEDQANSSEVFLDFEGNFNPMMSMMIKGPLKKFINTLSENIAKK, encoded by the coding sequence ATGAAATTAGAAAGCCCAAAAGTAAAGGCTGGTAAAGGCCAGCAGGAAATGTTCGCATATTTAACAAATGTTGAGAATTATGACGAATTAATGCCGGAAAGCAAGGAGAAATTTCAGGCAATTTCTCAAGACACCTTTTTATTTCAACTAAAAGGAATGCCAGAAATCAGGTTAAAGATTAAGGAGACTAAAGAACCAGAATTAATTGTTCTTGGATCTACCTCAGATAAATTTCCATTTAATCTGAATATACACATCGCCGAGGATCAGGCTAACTCAAGTGAAGTCTTTCTGGACTTTGAAGGAAACTTCAACCCTATGATGAGCATGATGATCAAGGGACCGTTAAAGAAATTCATCAATACCCTTAGCGAGAATATCGCGAAAAAATAA
- the pyrE gene encoding orotate phosphoribosyltransferase — translation MILNKETAKKTAELLLQIKAIKLEPQEPFTWASGWKSPIYCDNRIILSFPMIRNYVREHFAKQIEDKYGKPDVIAAVATGAIGVGMLVAEYLSLPFVYVRPEPKSHGRKNQIEGNLEEGQTVVVIEDLISTGKSSLNAVKALKESGANVKGMFAIFTYGFDTSVNNFKEANVELHTLSDYENLIETAQNTNYINSEEAGVLRKWREDPANWKP, via the coding sequence ATGATTTTGAATAAAGAAACAGCAAAAAAAACTGCTGAGCTTTTATTGCAAATTAAAGCAATAAAATTGGAACCGCAAGAGCCCTTCACATGGGCAAGTGGCTGGAAATCGCCTATTTATTGTGACAACCGTATTATCCTATCATTCCCAATGATAAGAAACTACGTACGGGAACACTTTGCCAAGCAAATTGAAGATAAATACGGCAAACCAGACGTCATTGCAGCAGTTGCTACAGGTGCTATTGGAGTTGGCATGCTGGTAGCCGAATATCTTAGTCTACCATTTGTTTATGTGAGACCCGAACCTAAAAGTCATGGCCGTAAAAATCAGATAGAAGGTAATCTTGAAGAAGGTCAGACCGTTGTAGTAATAGAAGACCTTATAAGCACAGGAAAAAGCAGTTTAAATGCAGTGAAAGCACTTAAAGAATCTGGAGCTAATGTTAAGGGAATGTTCGCCATTTTCACATATGGGTTTGACACCTCAGTGAACAATTTTAAGGAGGCCAACGTAGAATTACATACGCTGAGCGATTATGAAAATCTGATCGAAACTGCTCAAAACACTAATTATATTAATTCAGAAGAGGCCGGAGTTCTTAGAAAATGGAGAGAAGATCCTGCTAACTGGAAACCATAA
- a CDS encoding NUDIX hydrolase, translating to MYKVFVNDIPIILSTKKEIGENYTSFPIKTVRLKKVIKRILKGELLYVNLYHKDEKKLLKFLFRKIKVVTAAGGMVVNPENEILFIYRNNRWDLPKGKTEKNEGLEASAIREVEEETGVRDLEIKRFITKTYHVFRRKGKLRLKETYWYEMYTEYDGELVPELSEGIKKAKWKNFEKSQKALQKSYANIKMLFPEKFLAGKSKDWVA from the coding sequence ATGTATAAAGTTTTTGTGAATGATATTCCCATTATTCTATCTACAAAGAAAGAAATTGGTGAAAATTACACTTCTTTTCCTATAAAAACTGTTAGGCTTAAAAAGGTGATCAAACGAATCCTTAAGGGTGAACTTCTTTATGTGAACCTGTATCATAAAGATGAGAAAAAATTACTGAAGTTTCTTTTTCGAAAAATAAAAGTGGTAACCGCTGCAGGAGGAATGGTTGTAAATCCTGAAAATGAAATACTTTTTATCTACAGGAACAATCGATGGGACCTTCCTAAAGGTAAAACCGAGAAGAATGAAGGTCTGGAGGCATCTGCAATCAGAGAGGTAGAAGAGGAGACCGGTGTACGAGATCTTGAAATAAAACGATTCATCACGAAAACCTATCATGTGTTTCGCCGAAAAGGCAAACTAAGGCTTAAGGAAACCTACTGGTATGAGATGTATACCGAATATGACGGAGAGCTTGTACCAGAATTAAGTGAAGGTATCAAAAAAGCAAAATGGAAGAATTTTGAAAAAAGCCAAAAAGCCCTCCAAAAATCCTATGCAAACATAAAAATGTTATTTCCCGAAAAGTTCCTAGCGGGGAAGTCTAAAGATTGGGTAGCGTAA
- a CDS encoding M14 family metallopeptidase yields MKKLWLVLGIVIGLSSCDFSKYKLVKEYDFETRFEKSGGVETGTYYEVINFYKQLADKYPSISLEEIGETDSGLPLHLAIFSPKAEFDLEKLKKEQSVLLINNGIHPGESDGIDATMMLFRDLAGDSIPAPKNTIVATIPIFNIGGSLNRNSTTRTNQNGPKEYGFRGNARNYDLNRDFIKADTKNIQSFYKIFHKLDPDVFIDNHVSNGADYQYTLTHLFTQHDKLGGNLGDYLNKKMMPALEDSLRAKDWDITPYVNVFNKVPENGFTQFMDYPRYSTGYTTLWNTLGMMVETHMLKPYDKRVYGTYELMRSMIKITDKETAVIKDLRDQARRKYLTDRNYNLKFEVDETNPSLRQFEGFEAENITSEVTGKQRLKYDRNKPFTKEIEYFDNFKVTGEIEIPRAYIIPRGWWSVIDRLKMNNIKMEPLSRDTLIEVETYRIEDFKTTKTAYEGHYMHSNTKVSKSRKKVRFRKGDYLVTTFQDGARYVIETLEPEAPDSFFNWNFFDTVLQQKEGFSPYVFEDIAKELLEKDPDLKERFEEKKREDPDFRSSWYSQLDWLHKQSKNYEEAHLRYPIFRLPR; encoded by the coding sequence ATGAAAAAACTGTGGTTGGTATTAGGGATTGTGATCGGTCTCTCGTCATGTGACTTTTCAAAATACAAGCTGGTTAAGGAATATGATTTCGAAACTCGTTTTGAAAAATCAGGGGGAGTTGAAACAGGCACCTATTATGAAGTTATAAACTTCTATAAACAATTAGCAGATAAATATCCCAGCATTAGCCTGGAAGAAATTGGTGAAACCGACAGCGGTTTGCCATTACATCTCGCAATATTTAGTCCGAAAGCAGAATTCGATCTGGAGAAATTAAAGAAGGAGCAAAGTGTACTTTTAATAAACAACGGTATTCATCCAGGAGAAAGTGATGGAATAGATGCCACCATGATGCTGTTTAGGGATCTGGCTGGAGATTCTATCCCAGCTCCCAAAAATACTATAGTAGCAACTATTCCCATTTTCAATATAGGGGGATCTTTAAACAGAAATTCAACTACCCGAACAAATCAGAATGGCCCCAAAGAATACGGGTTTAGGGGTAATGCACGAAATTATGACCTTAACAGGGATTTCATAAAAGCAGACACGAAGAATATTCAGAGTTTTTATAAGATTTTCCATAAACTGGATCCTGATGTCTTTATAGATAATCACGTAAGCAATGGAGCCGATTATCAATACACCCTTACCCATTTGTTCACACAACATGATAAATTAGGTGGTAATCTTGGTGATTACCTGAACAAAAAAATGATGCCAGCTCTGGAGGACTCTTTAAGAGCAAAGGATTGGGACATCACTCCGTACGTTAATGTTTTCAACAAAGTTCCTGAAAATGGCTTTACACAATTCATGGATTATCCAAGATATTCTACGGGCTATACTACCTTATGGAATACTCTGGGGATGATGGTAGAAACGCATATGCTTAAACCATACGACAAAAGGGTTTACGGCACTTATGAATTAATGCGGTCCATGATTAAAATCACAGATAAAGAAACCGCGGTGATCAAAGATCTCAGGGATCAGGCAAGAAGAAAATATCTGACCGACAGAAACTACAATCTTAAATTTGAAGTTGATGAAACAAATCCATCACTTAGACAATTTGAAGGTTTTGAAGCAGAAAATATTACAAGTGAGGTTACAGGTAAACAACGGCTGAAGTACGATAGAAATAAACCATTCACTAAAGAAATAGAGTATTTCGATAATTTTAAAGTTACCGGCGAAATTGAGATTCCCCGTGCCTACATAATCCCTCGCGGATGGTGGTCTGTAATAGACCGGCTTAAAATGAATAACATTAAGATGGAACCTCTTTCCAGAGACACCCTGATTGAAGTTGAAACCTACAGGATCGAAGACTTCAAAACTACGAAAACAGCCTATGAAGGGCATTATATGCATAGTAACACAAAGGTTTCCAAATCCAGAAAGAAAGTAAGGTTTCGAAAAGGAGATTATTTGGTTACCACATTCCAGGATGGCGCGAGATACGTAATTGAAACCCTTGAACCAGAAGCACCTGATTCATTTTTCAATTGGAATTTTTTCGATACAGTTCTTCAGCAAAAAGAAGGCTTTTCTCCTTATGTATTTGAAGATATCGCTAAGGAACTACTGGAAAAAGATCCGGATCTTAAAGAAAGGTTTGAAGAGAAAAAGCGTGAGGATCCTGACTTCAGAAGCAGTTGGTATAGCCAATTGGATTGGTTACACAAGCAGTCTAAAAACTATGAGGAAGCCCATTTACGCTACCCAATCTTTAGACTTCCCCGCTAG